The Candidatus Fukatsuia endosymbiont of Tuberolachnus salignus nucleotide sequence GTGAGATGTTGCTCCCTAAATCCAACATTAAAAGCGCTGATGCAAAAAGTTCTGGCACTCAAGACACGCGTGTTAGAAGTTCTTCTGGTATCCCAAAGAAGATGCAAACAGAAGCAGCGACGGAAACTGCAGATGATGAAAGAAACAACGATACGAGTGAAGAGTTTTAACCTCTTTCACTGGGTTGAAGCTGCATTTCATGCTGAGGCACAGTAAGGCATAGTAAGGCACAAAAAGGTACACCCGAAATGACCCCATTGGCATCGAATTTAATTGAAATCCGTAGTATGAGTTTTACTCGCGGTGGACGTAAAATATTCGCCGATATCGATATGACAGTGCCTCGTGGCAAAATAACAGCGATCATGGGGCCATCAGGGACAGGTAAAACCACCTTGTTACGTTTGATAGGGGGACAATTAGCCCCTGACTGTGGCATGATTTTGTTTGATGGCGACAATATTCCTACTTTGTCACGACAACGGTTGTATCATGTGCGTAAAAAAATGAGTATATTATTTCAGTCTGGTGCACTATTTACCGATTTGAGTGTTTTTGAGAATGTGGCATTTCCCTTGCGTGAGCATAGTAATCTGCCACCTGAACTGTTGCACAGCACGGTGATGATGAAATTGGAAGCCGTCGGGTTACGTGGTGTTGCTCATTGGATGCCATCCGAACTTTCTGGTGGTATGGCCCGGCGGGTTGCTTTGGCACGGGCAATTGCCCTTGATCCTGAGTTGATCATGTTCGATGAACCTTTCGTTGGTCAAGATCCGATCACCATGGGAATACTGGTTAAACTTATCGATGAACTGAACCATGCATTGGGGGCCACCTGTGTTGTCGTGTCACATGATGTACCTGAGGTGCTTAGTATCGCTGACTATGCTTATATTATTGCTGATCAATACGTGATTGCTGAAGGAACACCACAACAGTTACAAAATAATGATGACCGACGGGTACGCCAGTTCCTCGATGGTACTGCCGACGGGGTAGTGCCTTTTCGTTTTGCCTCTAATGATTATAAAACCGAACTATTAGAACCTGTTCAATATTCAGCAAAACGCTTTTAGAGCCTGTTCCAAATCTTTTTCGTTGTGCTCAGACGAGGAAAAAATGGGCGAAAAAGCGCAGTTTACTCTTTGCATACAACAAAAAGGGAGTAAATGAGCATTTTGAGCTCATTTTTGACGAATGACTTGACCAAAACACGGCGAGCACGAGAGATTGCGAACAGATTCTTAGGCCGATGGAGTGTTTATGTTAGTAAAAGCGTTAGCATACTTAGGTCGCCATGCAATAGATCTATGCGCGTCATTCGGTCGTGCCGGATTGATGTTGTTTAATGCATTGATAGGCAAACCTGAACCCCGTAAACAGTGGCCATTACTGCTGAAACAAATCCATAATCTGGGAATGCAATCGCTGCTAATTATTATGGTTTCCGGATTATTCATTGGTATGGTGCTAGGTTTACAAGGCTATTTAGTTTTGACGACTTATAGTGCAGAAGCCAGTTTAGGCATGATGGTAGCCTTGTCATTATTGAGAGAGTTGGGGCCGGTAGTCACTGCGCTACTGTTTGCTGGGCGGGCGGGATCAGCACTCACTGCCGAAATCGGCCTGATGAAAACCACCGAACAGATTTCTAGTTTGGAGATGATGGCTGTTGATCCGCTTCGGCGTGTGATCGCCCCTCGCTTTTGGGCGGGCGTGATCAGTATGCCACTATTAACAGCAATTTTTATCGCCATGGGAATAACAGGGGGTGCCATAGTTGCTGTTGATTGGAAAGGTATCGATGTTGGTTTTTTTTGGTCGGCGATGCAAAATACAGTTGAGTGGCGCGCTGATTTGCTAAATAGTCTGATTAAAAGCCTCGTATTCACCATTGCCGTGACCTGGATTGCATTATTTAATGGTTATGATGCGGTTCTTACCTCTGAAGGAATTAGCCAGGCCACGACCCGTACAGTGGTACATTCATCATTAGCGGTATTAGGATTGGATTTTGTGTTAACAACATTGATGTTCGGGAGTTAAGTGATGCAAACGAAGAAAAGTGAAATAGGGGTTGGCCTATTTGTTTTACTTGCCTTGGTTGCCACTATATTTATCTGTCTGAAAGTGGCAGGTATTAAATCGATTGGTAGTCAAGCCACTTACCGGATATACGCGACTTTCGATAATGTGGGTGGTCTAGGTGTCAATTCTCCGGTCAAAATTGGCGGTGTTGTGGTAGGACGAGTAGCCGTTATCTCTTTGGATGACAACAATTACAGTCCCCGTGTCGCTATGGATATCGAAGCAAATTATAACAGGATCCCGGACAGTAGCTCTTTGGCTATCAGAACATCCGGTTTATTGGGAGAGCAGTTCCTGGCACTGAACGTGGGATTCGAAGATGAAGAAATGGGCACGAATCTCTTAAAAGAAGGTAGCACCATCCAAAATACGAAATCTGCATTGATTTTAGAAGATTTAATTGGTCAGCTACTCTACAGCAGAGGCGAAAAAAATCAGGTTGTGTCATCAAAAAGTACGTGAGGGTTGCGAGCACCAGGTAACGCAGAATTTGTAGTACGTAGTAGATTTTGCAAAAAGTCTAATAGATTTCGAACAGGTTCTAAGAGGTGATAGGTATGTTTAAACGTTTATTAGTGATAATACTGTTGATGGTGGCACCACTGGCGAATGCCGTGGATCGAACTAACCCTTATCATTTGATGGAGGAAGTTGCCCAAAAAACCTTCGGTCGTTTGAAAGATGAGCAGCCAAAAATCAAACAAGATCCTAACTATCTGCGAACTATTGTACGTGAAGAATTATTACCTTTTATACAGATAAAATACGCGGGTGCTTTAGTATTGGGTCCTGACTATAAAGGAACCACTCCAGTACAGCGTGCAGCTTATTTCACTGCTTTTAGTTCATACCTGGAACAGGCATATGGGCAAGCATTAGCCATGTACCACAGTCAGAGTTACCAAATTACACCGGAAAAACCGTTAGGCGATGCGACCATTGTTGCCATCCGTGTCAGCATCATTGATCCGAATGGACGTCCACCTGTGCGTCTGGATTTCCAATGGCGTAAAAACAGTCAAACGGGATATTGGCAAGCTTTTGACATGGCTGTAGAGGGGGTAAGTATGATCACGACTAAGCAGAATGAATGGGCTTCTGTCTTACGTCAAAAGGGGGTAGAGGGTCTAACGGAACAGCTGCGTATCAGCGCGAAACAACCTATCACATTGGATAAAAAGTAATAATGACCGCTCAGCTTAGCTGGCAATTACGGCAAAATATCTTACTGTTACAGGGAGATTTAAATCGCGAAACACTGTTACCACTATGGCAACAGAGTGGTGCGCTGCTAGTTGGTATTCACTGTATTAATGTTGCGCAATTACAACGGGTCGATTCTTCAGGTCTGGCACTGTTGGTTCATTTACAACAAAGATCACATCAGCATGGCACGACCTTAACAATTTCTGGCATCAGTGAGCAATTGGCAACACTGGTTAAACTCTACAATTTACAGCAAATAATTTCTATTTATTAGACCTCTTGCAAAACCGTAGCCAGCGCTGTGCGAAGTCAAGGTGCCTGGAGCGCAGTAACTACGCGCGAGTAATGAGAATTGTGAGCACAGGGTAACGCAGAATTTGCAGCAGGTAGTAGGTTTTTCAAAAAGTCTACTGAAACATTGGATTAACAGGTAAATATGAACGTTATTGACACCACCGAAATTAAAAACGTACTGACACGAGGACTGTCATTACAAGAAGCTCACGTCAGCGCTCAAGGCAGCCATTTTGAGGTAATTGTTGTCGGTGATCTCTTCGCCACTATGAAGACAATACAAAGACACCGAGCTGTTTATACTCAATTAAATGAATATATCGTCAACGGTAGTATTCATGCGCTATCAATTAAAGCTTATACACCAGAAGAGTGGAAACGTAATCGCAAACTTCACGGTTTTTGACCTTTTGCATCTAAGAGCCTGTTTCAAATCTTCTTAAGCAATGCTCAGACGAGGAAAAAACGGGCGAAAAAGCGCAGTTTACGCTTTGTATACAACAAAAGGAGTAAATGAGCATTTTGAGCACGTTTTTGATGAATTACTTGACCGAAACACGGCGAGCACAAGAGATTTCGAATAGGTTCTAACAATAAAGGGCACATCGTGGATAAATTCCGTATACAAGGGCCAACTCGCTTGAGTGGTGAAGTCACTATTTCTGGTGCAAAAAATGCCGCTTTGCCAATATTATTTGCCTCATTATTGGCTGAGGAAACAGTGGAGTTACAGAATGTTCCACATCTTAGGGATATCGACACTACCATTAAATTACTCCGTTGCCTAGGTGTTAAAATTACACGTCAAGGCTCGCTATTGGTTGATGCGAGTCAGGTTGATCAGTTCTGTGCGCCTTATGAATTAGTGAAAACCATGCGTGCTTCAATTTGGGCGTTGGGGCCACTGGTGGCAAGATTTGGTAAAGCGGCAGTTTCTCTACCGGGTGGTTGTGCTATTGGCGCTCGCCCAGTTGACCTGCATATTAGTGGTTTGGAGCAACTGGGTGCCGAAATAATATTGGAACAAGGTTACGTCAAAGCATCAATACCAGGCTGGCCACAACGTCGCCTGCAAGGTGCACGTATCATTATGGATAAAGTCAGTGTCGGTGCAACGGTGACGACAATGAGCGCGGCCACGCTAGCGGATGGTACCACAGTGATTGAAAATGCGGCCTGTGAACCTGAAATTGTCGATACAGCACATTTTCTTAATATGTTGGGAGCAAGAATCAGTGGTGCAGGGACAAACAACATTACCATCGAAGGCGTTGATCGGCTAGCTGGTGGTCAGTATCCCATTCTGCCAGATCGGATTGAAACCGGTACCTTTTTGATTGCTGC carries:
- the mlaF gene encoding phospholipid ABC transporter ATP-binding protein MlaF yields the protein MTPLASNLIEIRSMSFTRGGRKIFADIDMTVPRGKITAIMGPSGTGKTTLLRLIGGQLAPDCGMILFDGDNIPTLSRQRLYHVRKKMSILFQSGALFTDLSVFENVAFPLREHSNLPPELLHSTVMMKLEAVGLRGVAHWMPSELSGGMARRVALARAIALDPELIMFDEPFVGQDPITMGILVKLIDELNHALGATCVVVSHDVPEVLSIADYAYIIADQYVIAEGTPQQLQNNDDRRVRQFLDGTADGVVPFRFASNDYKTELLEPVQYSAKRF
- the mlaC gene encoding phospholipid-binding protein MlaC; the protein is MFKRLLVIILLMVAPLANAVDRTNPYHLMEEVAQKTFGRLKDEQPKIKQDPNYLRTIVREELLPFIQIKYAGALVLGPDYKGTTPVQRAAYFTAFSSYLEQAYGQALAMYHSQSYQITPEKPLGDATIVAIRVSIIDPNGRPPVRLDFQWRKNSQTGYWQAFDMAVEGVSMITTKQNEWASVLRQKGVEGLTEQLRISAKQPITLDKK
- the mlaD gene encoding outer membrane lipid asymmetry maintenance protein MlaD, which codes for MQTKKSEIGVGLFVLLALVATIFICLKVAGIKSIGSQATYRIYATFDNVGGLGVNSPVKIGGVVVGRVAVISLDDNNYSPRVAMDIEANYNRIPDSSSLAIRTSGLLGEQFLALNVGFEDEEMGTNLLKEGSTIQNTKSALILEDLIGQLLYSRGEKNQVVSSKST
- the mlaE gene encoding lipid asymmetry maintenance ABC transporter permease subunit MlaE; this encodes MLVKALAYLGRHAIDLCASFGRAGLMLFNALIGKPEPRKQWPLLLKQIHNLGMQSLLIIMVSGLFIGMVLGLQGYLVLTTYSAEASLGMMVALSLLRELGPVVTALLFAGRAGSALTAEIGLMKTTEQISSLEMMAVDPLRRVIAPRFWAGVISMPLLTAIFIAMGITGGAIVAVDWKGIDVGFFWSAMQNTVEWRADLLNSLIKSLVFTIAVTWIALFNGYDAVLTSEGISQATTRTVVHSSLAVLGLDFVLTTLMFGS
- a CDS encoding BolA family protein — encoded protein: MDTTEIKNVLTRGLSLQEAHVSAQGSHFEVIVVGDLFATMKTIQRHRAVYTQLNEYIVNGSIHALSIKAYTPEEWKRNRKLHGF
- the murA gene encoding UDP-N-acetylglucosamine 1-carboxyvinyltransferase — protein: MDKFRIQGPTRLSGEVTISGAKNAALPILFASLLAEETVELQNVPHLRDIDTTIKLLRCLGVKITRQGSLLVDASQVDQFCAPYELVKTMRASIWALGPLVARFGKAAVSLPGGCAIGARPVDLHISGLEQLGAEIILEQGYVKASIPGWPQRRLQGARIIMDKVSVGATVTTMSAATLADGTTVIENAACEPEIVDTAHFLNMLGARISGAGTNNITIEGVDRLAGGQYPILPDRIETGTFLIAAAISGGKIVCHNARPDTLDTVVAKLLEAGAEIDVDNKQISLDMHGKRPKAVTLCTAPHPGFPTDMQAQFSLLNLVAEGSSVITETIFENRFMHIPELIRMGAKAEIEGSNVTCHGVVQLSGAQVMATDLRASASLVLAGCIAHGVTTIDRIYHIDRGYERIEDKLNALGAQIERVKNS
- the mlaB gene encoding lipid asymmetry maintenance protein MlaB, producing the protein MTAQLSWQLRQNILLLQGDLNRETLLPLWQQSGALLVGIHCINVAQLQRVDSSGLALLVHLQQRSHQHGTTLTISGISEQLATLVKLYNLQQIISIY